Part of the Nocardia farcinica genome, TCGAGGACGTGGTGCCGAGTGGTGACCTGCGCGCCGACGTGCGCGAGGTGGTCGACCGCTGCGCGCGGTACTTCGAGGAGGATCCGCGGCGGGCGCGGATCCTGTTGCGCGAACCGCTGGGTGACGACACCCTGCACGAGCACAGCGCCGCGCGGGCGCCGGCCTTCATCCGCGCGCTGGTGGGACTGCTCGGCGCGGAGGCGGATGCGCTGCTGCCCGCCGACGAGGAGGCCCTCGCCGTTCAGGCGACCGCGCTGGGCGGCGCTCTGATCGCGCTCTACCTGGACTGGGCCGACGGCCGCCTGGCGCTCGCGCGCGAGCGGCTGGCGGCCGCGGCGGTCGACATCGTGTTCGCCCTCACGAGCGTCGGGCGGGCGCGCGGCTGACGGCGGCGGCGCGGTGCGTTGTCGCGGCCGTGCCGCTGTTGACCTTCAGCGCCACTGTCCCCGCTCAGCCGATGGGCGAATCCGTTTCGTCCGCTTCCGGTTTCGGCGGAGTCCAGAACAGCGCCAGCTGGGCGGCCGCCGCGGCGATGCCGAGACCGGCGGCGAGCGCGGCGGCCTTGGCGCCGGAGATCCTGCCGTCCAGGCCGGTCGCGCGATCCACGCTGAAACGGCCGGGGCCGATGCCGGCCAGCGCGACCGCCGCGGTCGCCAGGTTCGCCACGTACTCCCAGCCCTGATCGGTGATGAAGAAACCGTTGGGCGCGTGCACCGACCTGGCCGCCACGCCCATCGTGCCGACCACCGCCGCGGCCGCCACCGGTGTGCCCGCGCCCGCCACCAGCAGTGCGCCCGAGCCGACCTCCACGGCCGCGCTCGCCTGCGCCTGG contains:
- a CDS encoding TetR/AcrR family transcriptional regulator encodes the protein MARRAVDQERADTVSAPKLWRGQTLDDRSADRREQLLAVGTQLLGTAGAAAVTMRAVTRQAALSPRYFYESFETREDLLRTVYDRVEAGLLARVEDVVPSGDLRADVREVVDRCARYFEEDPRRARILLREPLGDDTLHEHSAARAPAFIRALVGLLGAEADALLPADEEALAVQATALGGALIALYLDWADGRLALARERLAAAAVDIVFALTSVGRARG
- a CDS encoding DoxX family protein produces the protein MARRERGTTGREIASLLLRGVVGGTMIAHGVKHARTLDGTAGWFGAIGFRRPRLQAQASAAVEVGSGALLVAGAGTPVAAAAVVGTMGVAARSVHAPNGFFITDQGWEYVANLATAAVALAGIGPGRFSVDRATGLDGRISGAKAAALAAGLGIAAAAAQLALFWTPPKPEADETDSPIG